Proteins from a genomic interval of Streptomyces sp. SID8374:
- a CDS encoding bile acid:sodium symporter family protein — MSSRRRTLSLPSWLPVDAYILALVGTVVLAALLPARGTAADVAGGASTGAVALLFFLYGARLSTTEALDGLKHWRLHLTVLACTFLVFPLLGLASGGLVPYVLTPELQAGFLFLCLVPSTIQSSIAFTSMARGNVPAAMCAGSFSSLAGIFLTPLLAALLLGSTGGGFSADSLLKIVLQLLVPFLAGQFLRRWVGGFLTRHKKVLGLVDRGSILLVVYTAFSEGMVAGVWSQVTPARLGALLGAEAVLLVVMLTLTWYGSRRLGFDREDRIAIQFAGSKKSLAAGLPMASVLFGAHASLAVLPLMLFHQMQLMVCAVIAKRRSRDPEEGRDREGSASRAPATVT; from the coding sequence ATGAGCAGCCGCCGCCGCACCCTCTCCCTGCCGTCCTGGCTGCCGGTCGACGCGTACATCCTGGCGCTGGTCGGCACGGTCGTCCTCGCCGCGCTGCTGCCCGCGCGCGGCACGGCCGCCGACGTGGCGGGCGGGGCCTCCACCGGGGCGGTCGCCCTGCTCTTCTTCCTCTACGGCGCCCGGCTCTCCACCACCGAGGCACTCGACGGGCTGAAGCACTGGCGGCTCCACCTCACCGTCCTGGCCTGCACGTTCCTCGTCTTCCCGCTCCTCGGGCTGGCGAGCGGGGGGCTGGTGCCGTACGTGCTGACGCCCGAGCTCCAGGCGGGCTTCCTCTTCCTCTGCCTCGTACCGTCGACGATCCAGTCCTCGATCGCCTTCACCTCGATGGCCCGGGGGAACGTGCCCGCCGCGATGTGCGCCGGTTCCTTCTCCAGCCTCGCCGGGATCTTCCTCACGCCACTGCTCGCCGCGCTCCTGCTCGGCTCCACCGGCGGCGGGTTCTCGGCGGACTCGCTGCTGAAGATCGTGCTCCAGCTGCTCGTGCCGTTCCTCGCCGGGCAGTTCCTGCGCCGCTGGGTCGGCGGATTCCTGACCCGCCACAAGAAGGTGCTCGGGCTGGTGGACCGCGGATCGATCCTGCTGGTCGTCTACACCGCGTTCAGCGAGGGCATGGTCGCCGGGGTCTGGAGCCAGGTCACCCCCGCCCGGCTCGGTGCCCTGCTCGGGGCCGAGGCGGTCCTGCTGGTCGTGATGCTCACGCTGACCTGGTACGGGTCACGGCGGCTCGGCTTCGACCGGGAGGACCGGATCGCCATCCAGTTCGCCGGGTCCAAGAAGAGCCTGGCGGCGGGACTGCCGATGGCGAGCGTGCTGTTCGGGGCGCACGCGAGCCTGGCCGTGCTGCCGCTGATGCTCTTCCACCAGATGCAGCTGATGGTCTGCGCGGTCATCGCCAAGCGCCGCTCGCGGGACCCGGAGGAGGGGCGGGACAGGGAGGGCTCCGCGTCACGGGCGCCGGCCACGGTGACCTGA
- a CDS encoding LysR substrate-binding domain-containing protein has protein sequence MDTSYDPAQLRTFLAVAQTLSFTQAARRLGIRQSTVSQHVRRLEEATGRQLFARDTHRVDLTEAGEAMLGFARTILAAHERAAAFFAGTRLRGRLRFGASEDFVLTRLPEILESFRRDHPEVELELTVELSGTLHRQLEAGRLDLVLAKRRTGDTHGELVWQDALDWIGAPRLRIDPERPVPLIVFPPPGITRARALEVLEEHGRSWRIACTSTSLSALVAAARAGLGVMVHSRGLIPPGLVPVPARAGLPEPGGVDFVLLHGDRRGGALEAADALAGAILAGGDRLHRGIGD, from the coding sequence GTGGACACCTCCTACGACCCCGCCCAGCTCCGTACCTTCCTCGCCGTCGCCCAGACCCTGAGCTTCACCCAGGCCGCCCGCCGCCTCGGCATCCGGCAGTCCACGGTCAGCCAGCACGTGCGGCGGCTGGAGGAGGCGACCGGGCGGCAGCTGTTCGCCCGGGACACCCACCGGGTCGACCTGACCGAGGCCGGCGAGGCGATGCTCGGCTTCGCCCGGACGATCCTCGCGGCGCACGAGCGGGCGGCGGCGTTCTTCGCGGGCACCCGGCTGCGCGGCCGGCTCCGCTTCGGCGCCTCGGAGGACTTCGTACTGACCCGGCTGCCGGAGATCCTGGAGTCCTTCCGCCGCGACCATCCGGAGGTCGAACTGGAACTCACGGTGGAGCTGTCCGGGACGCTGCACCGGCAGCTGGAGGCGGGCAGGCTGGACCTGGTGCTGGCGAAGCGGAGGACCGGCGACACCCACGGCGAGCTGGTGTGGCAGGACGCCCTGGACTGGATCGGCGCGCCCCGGCTGCGGATCGACCCGGAACGCCCGGTGCCGCTCATCGTCTTCCCGCCGCCGGGCATCACCCGGGCCCGCGCCCTGGAGGTGCTGGAGGAGCACGGGCGGTCCTGGCGGATCGCGTGTACGAGTACGAGCCTGAGCGCCCTGGTCGCGGCGGCGCGGGCGGGGCTCGGGGTGATGGTGCACTCGCGGGGGCTGATCCCGCCGGGGCTCGTACCGGTTCCGGCCAGGGCGGGGCTGCCGGAGCCGGGCGGTGTCGACTTCGTCCTGCTGCACGGGGACCGCCGGGGCGGGGCGCTGGAGGCTGCGGACGCACTGGCGGGGGCGATCCTGGCGGGCGGGGACCGGCTGCACCGGGGCATCGGCGACTGA